A section of the Neorhizobium galegae bv. orientalis str. HAMBI 540 genome encodes:
- a CDS encoding flavin reductase, protein MPLTDQPLLDPVHYRNGMARYAGHVQVVTTEFEGVRRGVTVTAACSVSDNPPTVLVCLNGSNVSNAIFEKSGIFALNSLAAHHQSLATAFAGLSGVPADERFALGDWKTLMTGAPVLADAVVSFDCRLTDIKRVSTHFVMFGEVRAMHFGEANPSLIYLDRGFRTL, encoded by the coding sequence ATGCCTTTGACGGACCAGCCTCTCCTCGATCCCGTCCACTACCGAAACGGCATGGCGCGGTACGCTGGCCATGTCCAGGTTGTGACGACGGAATTCGAAGGCGTCCGGCGCGGCGTGACGGTGACGGCAGCGTGTTCGGTCTCGGACAATCCGCCGACCGTGCTCGTCTGCCTGAACGGCAGCAACGTCAGCAATGCCATCTTCGAGAAGAGTGGCATCTTTGCTTTGAATTCGCTGGCGGCGCATCATCAGTCGCTGGCGACGGCATTTGCGGGCTTGAGCGGCGTTCCGGCGGACGAGCGATTCGCGCTCGGAGATTGGAAGACACTGATGACCGGAGCCCCGGTTCTTGCCGATGCCGTCGTCAGCTTCGATTGCCGGTTGACCGACATCAAGCGGGTTTCGACCCATTTTGTCATGTTCGGCGAAGTGAGGGCCATGCATTTCGGCGAGGCGAACCCCTCGCTCATCTATCTGGATCGCGGCTTTCGCACATTATAG
- a CDS encoding branched-chain amino acid ABC transporter substrate-binding protein: MTARRFIIAGLLASFLGCGSASAAMIGVVAPRSGPYAPLGAQVFQGARAAADAAGDTVVEIDESCDENGGAAAAKNLTDAKVPAAIGFLCVETLSTALPLLKAAQIPAITISVRSKILMEDTLRNGWPFFRMAPAEGDEAEKLSETILSIWKAEPIALVEDGTIYGRELASAIRQRLEPMGITPIFTDTFRPGQEQQVALVRRLAKAGASHVFVGGDRNDMAIIARDGASENIPLTLLGGDNLRAANRPVPLRDGVLAVALPDYAALPSAAAAVAALRAKNIDATGYMLPAYAATELVHQAVTAAAGQPLAQTIGSRSFNTVIGPIAFDRGHELKDNPFRLLEWRGSTFTLSRPATE; encoded by the coding sequence ATGACAGCACGACGTTTCATCATCGCCGGACTGCTGGCTTCGTTTCTCGGATGCGGATCGGCATCGGCGGCAATGATCGGCGTCGTGGCGCCACGCTCCGGTCCATACGCACCGCTCGGCGCCCAGGTCTTCCAAGGCGCGCGCGCCGCAGCGGATGCGGCCGGCGATACCGTTGTCGAGATCGATGAAAGTTGCGATGAGAACGGTGGTGCTGCCGCTGCCAAAAACCTCACCGACGCAAAAGTGCCTGCCGCCATCGGCTTCCTCTGCGTCGAAACGCTTTCCACCGCATTGCCGCTGCTGAAGGCGGCCCAGATCCCGGCCATTACCATCTCTGTCCGCTCGAAGATCCTGATGGAAGACACGCTGCGCAATGGCTGGCCTTTCTTCCGCATGGCACCGGCCGAAGGCGACGAGGCGGAGAAACTGTCGGAAACCATTCTCAGCATCTGGAAGGCAGAGCCGATCGCGCTGGTCGAGGACGGCACGATCTACGGCCGCGAGCTTGCGAGCGCCATCCGCCAGCGTCTCGAACCGATGGGCATCACGCCGATCTTCACCGACACCTTCCGGCCTGGTCAGGAGCAGCAGGTGGCGCTGGTGCGTCGTCTCGCCAAGGCGGGCGCAAGCCATGTGTTCGTCGGCGGCGACCGCAACGACATGGCGATCATTGCTCGCGACGGCGCTTCGGAGAACATTCCGCTCACCCTGCTTGGCGGCGATAACTTGCGTGCAGCCAACCGTCCGGTGCCGCTGCGCGACGGCGTTTTAGCCGTTGCCCTTCCGGATTATGCCGCCCTGCCCTCCGCGGCGGCAGCCGTCGCAGCCCTGCGCGCAAAAAATATCGACGCGACCGGCTACATGTTGCCCGCTTATGCCGCGACCGAGCTGGTTCACCAGGCGGTGACTGCGGCGGCCGGCCAACCTTTGGCGCAGACGATCGGCAGCCGTTCCTTCAATACGGTGATCGGCCCGATTGCCTTCGATCGCGGTCATGAACTGAAGGATAATCCGTTCCGCCTGCTCGAATGGCGTGGATCGACGTTCACCCTGTCGCGTCCGGCGACCGAGTGA
- a CDS encoding AAA family ATPase, which yields MPDGTKSALPTSIDETIALLGAEDYLAGRSLGTVIFLALKMKRPLFLEGEAGVGKTEIAKTLAKALNRPLIRLQCYEGLDISSAVYEWNYPAQMLDIRLSEASGVKDRSRIEADLFSERHLIRRPVLQALGQPGGPAPVFLIDELDRTDEAFEAFLLEVLSDFQVTIPELGTIKAEEPPIVIITTNRTREIHDALKRRCLYHWVDYPDAAQELEIIRRKVPQCSETLSRQVVAYVQKLRTVDLFKNPGVAETIDWATALTELDRIALDPETIADTLGTLLKYQDDIARIKGGEGERVLSEVKAEFLAAG from the coding sequence ATGCCTGACGGAACAAAAAGCGCTCTGCCGACCTCGATTGACGAAACGATCGCGCTTTTAGGCGCCGAGGACTATCTTGCCGGGCGCTCGCTCGGCACGGTGATTTTCCTGGCGCTGAAAATGAAACGCCCGCTTTTCCTCGAAGGCGAAGCCGGGGTCGGCAAGACCGAGATCGCCAAGACGCTGGCCAAGGCCTTGAACCGGCCGCTGATCCGGCTGCAGTGTTACGAAGGCCTCGATATCTCCTCGGCAGTCTACGAATGGAACTATCCGGCCCAGATGCTGGATATCCGGCTTTCGGAGGCATCGGGCGTCAAGGATCGCTCGCGCATCGAGGCGGATCTGTTTTCCGAACGCCACCTGATCCGCCGGCCGGTGCTGCAGGCGCTTGGCCAGCCGGGTGGTCCGGCGCCGGTCTTCCTGATCGACGAGCTCGACCGTACCGACGAAGCCTTCGAAGCCTTCCTCCTGGAAGTGCTGTCCGACTTCCAGGTGACGATCCCCGAGCTGGGCACGATCAAGGCCGAGGAACCGCCGATCGTCATCATCACCACCAACCGCACCCGCGAGATCCATGACGCGCTGAAGCGGCGCTGCCTGTATCACTGGGTCGATTATCCGGATGCGGCACAGGAACTGGAGATCATCCGCCGCAAGGTGCCGCAATGCTCGGAAACCCTGTCGCGGCAGGTGGTCGCCTATGTGCAGAAGCTGCGAACGGTGGACCTCTTCAAGAACCCCGGCGTCGCCGAAACCATCGACTGGGCGACGGCGCTGACCGAGCTCGACCGGATTGCGCTTGATCCGGAAACGATCGCCGATACGCTCGGCACGCTCTTGAAATATCAGGACGATATCGCCCGCATCAAAGGCGGAGAAGGCGAACGGGTGCTTTCCGAAGTGAAGGCCGAATTTCTGGCAGCAGGGTAG
- a CDS encoding TfoX/Sxy family protein — MDNSDIEEMFEGLGPVSIRRMFGGKGIYHDGLIVAIDLRGEIMLKADAVSSPEFEGAGARQWFYEGKKGKTVLMPYWTVPEEAFDDPDEMRKWVRLAFEAAVRANAKS; from the coding sequence ATGGACAATTCCGACATCGAGGAAATGTTTGAGGGGCTCGGCCCGGTCTCGATCCGCCGCATGTTCGGCGGCAAGGGCATCTATCACGATGGATTGATCGTCGCGATCGACCTGCGCGGCGAGATCATGCTGAAGGCCGATGCGGTGAGCTCACCGGAGTTCGAAGGCGCTGGTGCCAGGCAATGGTTTTATGAGGGAAAGAAGGGCAAAACCGTGCTGATGCCCTATTGGACCGTGCCGGAAGAAGCCTTCGACGATCCCGACGAGATGCGCAAATGGGTGCGGTTGGCTTTCGAGGCCGCGGTGCGCGCCAACGCCAAATCCTGA
- a CDS encoding DEAD/DEAH box helicase, producing the protein MTTFADLGLSQKVLSAVTDAGYTIPTPIQEGAIPHALQRRDICGIAQTGTGKTASFVLPMLTLLEKGRARARMPRTLILEPTRELAAQVAENFEKYGKNHKLNVALLIGGVSFDDQDRKLERGADVLICTPGRLLDHCERGKLLMTGVEILVIDEADRMLDMGFIPDIERIAKMIPFTRQTLFFSATMPPEIQKLADRFLQNPERIEVAKPSTTAKTVTQRLVASHNKDYEKRAVLRELIKAQDDLKNAIIFCNRKVDVADLFRSLERHGFSVGALHGDMDQRSRTTMLQNFRDGNIQLLVASDVAARGLDLPDVGHVFNFDVPIHAEDYVHRIGRTGRAGRSGRAFTLVTRSDTKYLAAIENLINEKIEWLNGDISALPAPMESHESEHGGRKGRDRDKERGRGRRSDSGRADSGRGDSSHKADTKIQDNQIEAVEEAFVEARVENVKPERKADRKPQNNGGNRNSRPTPAPAPANDDNRERRQRYHRDHDDGPTPVGFGDDIPAFMLIVANGGKA; encoded by the coding sequence TTGACCACATTTGCTGATCTTGGCCTGAGCCAGAAAGTCCTCTCCGCTGTCACAGACGCGGGTTACACGATCCCCACGCCGATCCAGGAAGGGGCAATCCCGCACGCGCTGCAGCGCCGCGATATCTGCGGCATCGCACAGACCGGCACGGGCAAGACGGCCTCCTTCGTTCTCCCGATGCTGACGCTTCTGGAAAAGGGCCGCGCTCGCGCTCGCATGCCACGGACACTGATCCTCGAGCCGACCCGCGAACTCGCCGCCCAGGTCGCCGAAAATTTTGAAAAATACGGCAAGAACCACAAGCTCAACGTCGCGCTGCTGATCGGCGGCGTGTCCTTCGACGACCAGGACCGCAAGCTGGAACGCGGCGCCGACGTGCTGATCTGCACCCCCGGCCGTCTGCTCGACCACTGCGAGCGCGGCAAGCTTTTGATGACCGGCGTCGAGATCCTTGTCATCGACGAGGCCGACCGCATGCTCGACATGGGCTTCATCCCGGATATCGAGCGGATCGCCAAGATGATCCCCTTCACCCGGCAGACGCTGTTCTTCTCGGCCACCATGCCGCCGGAAATCCAGAAGCTCGCCGACCGCTTCCTGCAGAACCCGGAACGGATCGAGGTGGCCAAGCCTTCCACGACCGCCAAGACCGTGACGCAGCGCCTCGTCGCTTCGCACAACAAGGATTACGAGAAGCGCGCCGTGCTGCGCGAGCTCATCAAGGCGCAGGACGATCTCAAGAACGCGATCATCTTCTGCAATCGCAAGGTCGATGTGGCGGACCTTTTCCGTTCGCTCGAGCGGCATGGCTTCTCGGTCGGCGCTCTGCATGGCGACATGGACCAGCGTTCCCGCACGACGATGCTGCAGAATTTCCGCGACGGCAATATCCAGCTTCTGGTCGCTTCCGACGTTGCCGCACGTGGCCTCGACTTGCCGGACGTCGGCCATGTCTTCAACTTCGACGTACCGATCCATGCGGAGGACTATGTCCACCGCATCGGCCGGACAGGACGAGCCGGCCGTTCGGGCCGCGCCTTCACCCTCGTCACTCGCTCCGACACCAAATATCTCGCCGCCATCGAGAACCTCATCAATGAGAAGATCGAATGGCTGAACGGCGACATTTCGGCACTTCCTGCGCCGATGGAAAGCCATGAGAGCGAACACGGTGGCCGCAAGGGCCGGGATCGTGATAAGGAGCGCGGCCGCGGCAGACGAAGCGATTCGGGACGTGCTGATTCTGGGCGCGGGGATTCGAGTCACAAGGCTGACACGAAGATTCAAGATAATCAGATAGAAGCAGTCGAAGAGGCATTTGTGGAAGCTAGGGTGGAAAACGTGAAACCGGAGCGCAAGGCAGACAGGAAGCCGCAGAACAATGGTGGCAACCGCAACTCACGGCCGACACCTGCACCGGCACCCGCAAATGACGACAATCGCGAGCGTCGCCAGCGCTACCATCGCGATCATGACGATGGCCCGACCCCGGTCGGCTTCGGCGACGATATTCCGGCCTTCATGCTGATCGTTGCAAACGGCGGCAAGGCTTAA
- a CDS encoding vWA domain-containing protein — MIAPPVQAGAGGFGAGRPGDGRLADNLVYFSRVLRRAGLKTGPAAAADAIAAVDAIGIGSREEFHAALSAVFVKRHEDQPVFDEAFRLFWRSRDLVGKMIAMMSPKAADNREREKQKAGATRVSEALTADQPETPNRKKPPEIEVDSRFTTSAGEILKRMDFAQMSAAELAEARRELVKLALPLDKVATRRFRSFNHPPRIDPRATMRQAMKSGGDLILPRFRERKTAPPPLVVLADISGSMSQYTRIFLHFLHALTEKRTRVHTFLFGTRLTNVTRQMRRRDPDEALAGCTDAVRDWSGGTRIGATLAEFNRLWSRRVLGQGAVVLLITDGLEREGVEELAQEMDRLHRSCRRLIWLNPLLRFDGFEARARGVRAMLPHVDEFRAVHNLQSLADLAIALSDDHTKTADPRRYLNMRRVA; from the coding sequence ATGATCGCGCCCCCGGTTCAGGCCGGTGCTGGAGGCTTTGGCGCGGGGAGGCCCGGCGATGGGCGGCTTGCAGACAACCTCGTCTATTTCTCCCGCGTCCTGCGGCGCGCCGGGCTGAAGACCGGGCCGGCCGCTGCCGCCGACGCGATTGCCGCGGTCGACGCGATCGGCATCGGTTCGCGCGAAGAGTTCCATGCGGCGCTGTCGGCCGTTTTTGTCAAGCGCCATGAGGACCAGCCGGTGTTTGACGAGGCGTTTCGCCTGTTCTGGCGCTCCCGCGATCTGGTCGGCAAGATGATCGCGATGATGTCGCCGAAGGCTGCCGATAATCGCGAAAGGGAAAAGCAGAAGGCCGGTGCGACACGCGTCAGCGAGGCGCTGACCGCCGACCAGCCGGAGACCCCGAACCGCAAGAAACCGCCGGAGATCGAAGTCGACTCCCGCTTCACGACCTCTGCCGGCGAAATCCTCAAGCGCATGGATTTCGCCCAGATGAGCGCGGCCGAACTGGCGGAAGCCCGGCGTGAACTGGTCAAGCTCGCTCTGCCGCTGGACAAGGTGGCGACACGCCGATTCCGGTCGTTCAATCATCCGCCCAGGATCGACCCGCGCGCCACCATGCGCCAGGCGATGAAGAGCGGCGGCGATCTTATTCTGCCGCGGTTTCGCGAGCGCAAGACCGCGCCGCCACCACTCGTGGTGCTTGCCGATATTTCCGGCTCGATGAGCCAGTACACCCGGATCTTTCTGCATTTTCTGCATGCGCTGACGGAAAAGCGCACCCGGGTGCATACCTTCCTGTTCGGCACTCGGCTGACCAACGTCACCCGCCAGATGCGCCGCCGTGATCCGGACGAAGCGCTGGCCGGCTGCACGGACGCGGTGCGCGACTGGTCGGGTGGCACGCGGATCGGTGCGACGCTTGCCGAATTCAACCGGCTCTGGTCGCGCCGCGTGCTGGGGCAGGGCGCTGTCGTGCTGTTGATCACCGACGGCCTCGAGCGGGAGGGTGTCGAGGAGCTGGCGCAGGAAATGGACAGGCTGCACCGGTCCTGCCGCCGTCTGATCTGGTTGAACCCGCTGTTGCGGTTCGATGGTTTCGAGGCACGGGCGCGTGGCGTGCGCGCCATGTTGCCGCATGTGGACGAGTTTCGTGCCGTCCACAATCTGCAATCGCTGGCCGATCTGGCGATTGCATTGTCGGATGACCATACAAAGACCGCGGACCCGCGGCGTTATTTGAACATGAGGAGGGTCGCATGA
- a CDS encoding DUF2259 domain-containing protein: MMSGLRSSVPAFAAIMFAGSTSAADIASVRPIGFSSDGAVFAFEEYGIQDGSGFPYANIFALDLNKDTYLPGTPFRVRLEEDGATIAKARWQVHNDADVMVETHELANHPGELVAFNPITEIGTDPHQLRYRSVPALPPVGEANTLVLEEVPQPLDPQCEGIVEKTVSLRLRFTERNGKPVDDMVHEDQRIPASRGCVTGYRLAGVVTGSSLEGAPVEVALVMVLSAGFEGQNGRWIAVPVKTTP, encoded by the coding sequence ATGATGTCAGGCTTGCGATCTTCGGTTCCGGCATTTGCGGCGATAATGTTCGCCGGTTCCACATCGGCTGCCGATATCGCGAGCGTCCGCCCGATCGGCTTTTCTTCCGACGGCGCCGTTTTCGCCTTCGAGGAATACGGTATCCAGGACGGATCCGGTTTTCCCTATGCCAATATCTTCGCGCTCGACCTCAACAAGGATACCTACCTGCCGGGTACGCCGTTCCGGGTCCGGCTGGAAGAAGACGGGGCGACGATCGCCAAGGCCCGCTGGCAGGTCCACAATGACGCAGATGTGATGGTCGAAACTCACGAGCTTGCCAATCATCCGGGTGAACTCGTCGCCTTCAATCCGATCACCGAGATCGGCACCGACCCGCATCAGCTCCGCTATCGCAGCGTGCCGGCCCTGCCTCCTGTCGGAGAAGCCAATACGCTTGTTCTCGAGGAGGTCCCCCAGCCTCTCGATCCGCAATGCGAGGGCATAGTCGAAAAGACGGTCTCGCTGCGCCTGCGCTTCACCGAACGGAACGGAAAACCGGTCGATGACATGGTCCACGAAGACCAGCGCATTCCCGCCTCACGCGGCTGCGTCACCGGGTACCGGCTCGCCGGCGTCGTCACCGGCTCATCGCTCGAAGGTGCTCCGGTCGAAGTCGCGTTGGTCATGGTCCTCAGCGCCGGTTTCGAGGGTCAGAACGGACGCTGGATCGCCGTTCCGGTCAAGACGACGCCCTGA
- the rpe gene encoding ribulose-phosphate 3-epimerase produces MTLAPRLPIRIAPSILAADFSKLGQEVCDAVEAGAEWVHLDVMDGHFVPNISFGPDVIKSLRPYTTAFFDCHLMISPADPYLEAFAKAGCDGITVHAEAGPHLHRSLQTIRSLGKKVGVTLNPATPLSAIENVLDDIDLILIMSVNPGFGGQKFIPAMVDKIRAARTMVGGRPIELEVDGGITAETIGAATAAGANVFVAGSAVYKGDGIAAYRENIARLKAAAEDGRR; encoded by the coding sequence ATGACCCTGGCCCCGCGCCTGCCGATCCGCATCGCCCCGTCCATTCTCGCTGCCGATTTTTCGAAGCTCGGCCAGGAAGTTTGCGATGCCGTCGAAGCGGGAGCCGAATGGGTCCATCTCGACGTGATGGACGGGCATTTCGTGCCGAACATCTCGTTCGGACCTGATGTGATCAAGTCGCTGAGGCCGTATACGACCGCCTTCTTCGACTGCCACCTGATGATCTCACCCGCCGATCCTTACCTCGAAGCCTTTGCCAAGGCCGGATGCGACGGCATCACTGTCCATGCTGAAGCCGGGCCGCACCTGCACCGCTCGCTTCAGACGATCCGCTCGCTCGGCAAGAAGGTCGGCGTCACGCTCAACCCGGCAACCCCGCTCTCGGCGATCGAGAACGTTCTCGACGACATCGACCTGATCCTGATCATGAGCGTCAATCCCGGCTTCGGGGGCCAAAAATTCATCCCAGCGATGGTCGACAAGATCCGCGCCGCCAGGACGATGGTCGGCGGCCGGCCGATCGAGCTAGAAGTCGACGGCGGCATTACCGCCGAGACGATCGGCGCGGCAACCGCTGCGGGCGCCAATGTCTTTGTTGCAGGATCTGCGGTTTACAAAGGCGATGGAATCGCGGCCTATCGTGAGAATATCGCGCGGCTGAAAGCTGCGGCGGAGGACGGACGCAGATGA
- a CDS encoding NUDIX domain-containing protein has translation MPRPGIDFPGVGAGLVILRDDGKVLLCRRLKAPEAGFWNIVGGKVDPMEPSSQAARREAEEETGLKIGRVELLCTAEEIIEADGQHWVSLIYITRDFAGEPSLTEPDKLSDIGWFDPHNPPQPLSAFSARAFSYLPK, from the coding sequence GTGCCCAGACCCGGCATTGATTTCCCGGGCGTCGGCGCCGGGCTTGTGATCCTGCGCGACGACGGCAAGGTTCTGCTTTGCCGTCGCCTGAAGGCGCCGGAAGCGGGCTTCTGGAACATTGTCGGCGGCAAGGTCGATCCGATGGAGCCTTCCTCGCAAGCCGCCCGCCGCGAGGCGGAAGAAGAGACCGGCCTGAAAATCGGCAGGGTTGAGCTTCTTTGTACGGCCGAAGAGATCATCGAGGCCGATGGGCAACACTGGGTCTCGCTGATCTACATAACCCGCGATTTTGCGGGTGAGCCTTCGCTCACGGAGCCAGATAAATTGTCGGACATCGGCTGGTTCGATCCTCATAACCCGCCTCAGCCGCTTTCGGCCTTTTCTGCCAGGGCCTTTTCATATCTCCCAAAATGA
- a CDS encoding NTP transferase domain-containing protein, translated as MRYGTFELDEAEGVVLAHSIRLPAGRISKGHMLSREDIARLSVEGIRSVVAVQLDPGDMLEDDAAQAIADAIAPDNLRFSEATTGRVNIYAKVDGLFVADKRVIDALNRIDPAITLACLADHVAVRAGDMAATVKIIPLAVGGAKVAEAVALLAESVAFEVKAFSPRAVTLVATELPSLKVSVMDRTAKLLEQRLAPSGSRLIKEIRIPHSAERLTEVLQQLRPGETNEPAMIIVFGASAVADRDDVIPAAIRRAGGEVDQVGMPVDPGNLLVLGRIGNVPVLGAPGCARSPKENGFDWVLNRLMAGETPTSFDITGMGVGGLLMEIPTRPRPRDAAPEKAAALSVGALMLAAGQARRMGKDGPHKLLAEFEGIPLVRRTAGMLLSSQASPVVAVTGHRRDEIEIALSGLDIGSHFNPDYASGMASSLVAGFSSSELAQKDGILVMLADMPGVTTEHLNMLIAAFRQAGGGVVVRSVSDGKRGNPIILPRIAFDAVLRLEGDVGARGIIENSGLSVIDVDIGPAAHLDVDTPEAVTAAGGILKR; from the coding sequence ATGAGATACGGGACGTTCGAACTCGACGAGGCGGAAGGCGTAGTGCTTGCGCACAGTATCAGACTGCCGGCCGGCCGCATCTCGAAAGGGCACATGCTGTCGCGGGAGGACATCGCCCGGCTTTCGGTAGAAGGCATCAGATCCGTCGTCGCGGTGCAGCTCGATCCGGGCGACATGCTGGAGGACGACGCGGCCCAGGCGATTGCAGATGCGATTGCGCCGGATAATCTCCGTTTCTCAGAGGCGACCACGGGTCGCGTCAACATCTATGCCAAGGTGGATGGCCTTTTTGTCGCCGACAAGAGGGTGATCGACGCACTGAACCGCATCGATCCGGCAATCACGCTTGCTTGTCTTGCCGACCATGTAGCGGTGCGTGCCGGCGACATGGCGGCGACCGTCAAGATCATCCCGCTCGCTGTCGGCGGCGCGAAAGTCGCTGAAGCCGTGGCGCTGCTGGCAGAATCGGTCGCCTTCGAGGTGAAAGCCTTCAGTCCCCGCGCGGTGACCCTGGTCGCGACCGAGCTTCCTTCGCTGAAAGTATCGGTCATGGATCGCACCGCCAAGCTGCTGGAGCAGAGGCTTGCGCCATCTGGTAGCCGGCTAATAAAAGAGATCCGCATTCCCCATTCCGCCGAACGCCTTACCGAGGTTCTTCAGCAGCTTCGGCCGGGGGAAACTAATGAGCCGGCTATGATTATCGTCTTCGGAGCCTCGGCTGTGGCCGATCGCGACGACGTCATTCCCGCCGCCATCCGCCGCGCGGGCGGAGAGGTCGATCAGGTCGGCATGCCCGTCGACCCCGGCAATCTCTTGGTTCTCGGGCGGATCGGCAATGTCCCGGTGCTGGGTGCGCCGGGTTGTGCGCGTTCGCCGAAGGAAAACGGTTTCGACTGGGTCCTGAACCGGCTGATGGCCGGTGAGACGCCCACTTCCTTCGATATCACCGGCATGGGCGTCGGGGGGCTGCTGATGGAAATTCCGACCCGGCCCCGCCCGCGCGATGCGGCGCCGGAAAAGGCGGCGGCACTGTCGGTCGGTGCCTTGATGCTCGCTGCCGGCCAGGCGCGGCGCATGGGCAAGGACGGGCCGCACAAGCTGCTTGCCGAATTCGAGGGCATTCCACTCGTCCGCCGCACCGCTGGCATGCTGCTGTCGTCGCAGGCCTCGCCCGTCGTCGCCGTAACCGGTCATCGGCGCGACGAGATCGAGATAGCGCTGTCCGGCCTCGACATCGGTTCTCACTTCAATCCGGACTATGCCTCCGGCATGGCAAGCTCGCTGGTTGCCGGTTTCTCAAGTTCGGAACTGGCGCAGAAAGACGGCATTCTGGTCATGCTGGCCGACATGCCGGGCGTCACGACGGAGCATCTGAACATGCTGATCGCCGCCTTCCGGCAGGCCGGCGGCGGGGTCGTGGTCCGTTCGGTCTCGGACGGAAAACGCGGCAACCCGATCATTCTGCCGCGGATCGCTTTCGATGCCGTGTTGAGGCTGGAAGGCGATGTCGGAGCTCGGGGGATCATCGAAAACTCCGGACTTTCGGTGATCGACGTGGATATAGGTCCCGCCGCGCATCTGGACGTCGATACGCCGGAGGCGGTGACGGCCGCCGGCGGGATTTTGAAAAGGTAG
- a CDS encoding XdhC family protein yields MQLEALTKLNAARRSRRAAVVVTDLAGDHVQVILEGEPVFGLLGEETAKVFRSGKAGTVEVEGRSLFLNVHLPPPRIVVIGAVHISQALARLAPVAGYDLTIIDPRTAFATEERFEGVDLIADWPEDVLKDRPLDAYTALAAVTHDPKIDDFPLSEALRVGCFYVGALGSRKTHAKRVERLKEMGRSDNEISRIAAPIGLDIGAASPAEIALATLAQIVQAFRRRDLITAG; encoded by the coding sequence ATGCAGCTCGAAGCACTGACGAAGCTCAACGCCGCCCGGCGTTCGCGCAGGGCTGCCGTGGTTGTAACCGACCTCGCCGGCGACCACGTGCAGGTCATCCTGGAGGGCGAACCCGTATTCGGTTTGCTCGGGGAGGAAACCGCAAAAGTGTTTCGCAGCGGCAAGGCGGGGACGGTCGAGGTCGAAGGCCGGTCGCTGTTCCTCAACGTGCACCTGCCGCCGCCGCGCATCGTGGTGATCGGCGCCGTGCATATCAGCCAGGCGCTCGCCCGGCTGGCCCCGGTCGCCGGATATGACCTGACGATCATCGATCCGCGGACGGCTTTTGCGACCGAGGAACGTTTCGAGGGGGTCGATCTGATCGCCGACTGGCCGGAAGACGTGTTGAAGGACCGCCCGCTCGACGCCTATACGGCACTGGCGGCCGTTACCCATGATCCGAAGATCGATGATTTCCCGCTCTCCGAAGCGCTGCGGGTTGGGTGCTTTTACGTCGGCGCGCTCGGCAGCCGGAAAACCCATGCGAAGCGGGTGGAGCGGCTGAAGGAAATGGGCCGCAGCGACAACGAGATCAGCCGCATCGCCGCGCCGATCGGCCTCGACATAGGGGCCGCGAGCCCAGCCGAGATCGCACTCGCCACGCTTGCCCAGATCGTCCAGGCGTTCCGCCGACGTGATCTCATCACTGCTGGGTGA
- a CDS encoding XdhC family protein, with protein sequence MTVSEILDPLLAAESWKQAGRDVAIATVIETWGSAPRPTGSHLVIDGEGNFEGSVSGGCVEGAVITEALDVIESGAPKMLEFGVADETAWRVGLSCGGRIRVYVERLG encoded by the coding sequence ATGACTGTTTCCGAAATTCTGGACCCGCTGCTGGCCGCCGAGAGCTGGAAGCAGGCCGGCCGTGACGTGGCGATCGCAACGGTGATCGAGACCTGGGGCTCCGCGCCACGCCCGACAGGCAGCCATCTCGTCATCGATGGCGAGGGTAATTTCGAAGGCTCCGTCTCCGGCGGCTGCGTCGAAGGCGCTGTTATCACGGAGGCGCTTGACGTCATCGAGAGCGGCGCCCCGAAAATGCTGGAGTTCGGCGTTGCCGACGAGACCGCATGGCGGGTCGGCCTGTCCTGCGGCGGCCGGATCCGCGTCTATGTGGAAAGGCTCGGCTGA